The genomic region CAAGAGAATTGACATTATGTTGTTTTGGTGATAACATAAAATAACTTTTGCTCGAGGCTTTCCTAGGGGCAAAAGAGCCCTTTGGTCTTGAGCGTTTTCTTTTCGGGAGGAAAGAGAGATGAGTCCTGTCGTAAGAACAGTAGAATTTGCCGCGATCATCATGGCGGTACTCTGCCTGATCTGGTGCGCCGCTATGGTGACCATCATTACAGTCTACGGGACAGACGGCGTGATTGCCGTCTTCATGGCCAACGTCATGACGCCCGCTATCATCTACAGCATGGTCCGCGCACCACACCAGTAGATGCAGCGCATACCCGTCAGGACTACCGCTTTGAGGTCTATTAGATCTTGGCAGTAGCTCCTGGCGGGCTTTTTACTGGAGAAAATTGACAACACTACAAACAATTGAATCGACATCCAAACCGTGCTTTTTCCACAATTCAGACATTTTGCCAGACTCGCCAAATGTATCATTGACACCAATTCGTTTCATCTTCACAGGCAAATTCTCACTAAGGACTTCTGCCACGCTTGAACCAAATCCACCAGCAATCTGCCCCTCTTCCGCCGTAATGACGGCTTGGCATTTTTGAGCCGCATCAAGCACAGCATCCTCGTCCAGCGGTTTAATCGTCGGAAAATGAATCACTTCCGCCTGAATGTCGTATTCATTCGCGAGCTTTTCCGCCGCCAACAATAATTGATAAGTCATCACGCCAGTTCCAAACAAAGCAACGTCTTTGCCGCGCCTCAGCGTGTAGCTTTTTCCAATCTCAAAAGTAGATTGATTCAGGAATAGCGCAGTTTTTTCTCTTGGCAATCTTACATAATTCGGGCGTTTATCTCCAGCCATTGCCGCCGCGATCAGCTTGGCTTCATTGGCATCACCGGGCGCCAAAACCACCGTATTAGGCAAACTTCGCATCAGCGCAATATCTTCCAGCATTTGATGCGTTGCGCCGTCCGGACCAACATTAAGCCCTGCATGAGAACCCACCAGCTTAACTGGCTGATTATTCAAACAAACAGTCGTTCGAATCTGCTCCCAATTGCGACCCGGACTAAACGCCGCATAACTGGCCGCAAACGGAATATTTCCCATAGCCGCCAATCCAGACGCCACGGTAACCAAATTCTGCTCCGCCACACCAACTTCAATTGCCCGCGGACTCCCGATTTCCTCGTAAAACTTACCAAAGCCAACGCTCTCCATTAAATCCGCACTCAGCGCCACCACCAAATTATTTTTCTTCGCAATATCCACCA from Candidatus Nanosynbacter sp. HMT-352 harbors:
- a CDS encoding transketolase family protein; this translates as MSFLMENWQNSELAAIRMGFGEGLVDIAKKNNLVVALSADLMESVGFGKFYEEIGSPRAIEVGVAEQNLVTVASGLAAMGNIPFAASYAAFSPGRNWEQIRTTVCLNNQPVKLVGSHAGLNVGPDGATHQMLEDIALMRSLPNTVVLAPGDANEAKLIAAAMAGDKRPNYVRLPREKTALFLNQSTFEIGKSYTLRRGKDVALFGTGVMTYQLLLAAEKLANEYDIQAEVIHFPTIKPLDEDAVLDAAQKCQAVITAEEGQIAGGFGSSVAEVLSENLPVKMKRIGVNDTFGESGKMSELWKKHGLDVDSIVCSVVNFLQ